The Camelina sativa cultivar DH55 chromosome 16, Cs, whole genome shotgun sequence sequence TGATAATATGGTCGGAAATTTGGTTTGCCCTCTCTTTGTGAGTCAAACTCCTGTTCAAGAATCACTTGGATTTTATAGTCTAGTGCTATGACAAATCAGACCGAATTTACAAAAGTAGATTTAGACACTCCCTAAATAAACTCTTGGCAGGCCAGAAAATAGTCCTGGGCATTCATATATCCAATCGGATTCAGGTTCGGATatttgagtttttgggttttcggATTTTCGGGTATAGAGACATAAAACCCGATGGGGTATTTTATAATATCAGATCGGGTTTGGATCAAATGCTTTTGGGTTAGGATAatttcgggtatacccgaattCATTTTCTTCTGtcagaaaaaaatacatataccTTTTACCTCCCttttcttcgtctctctcttttcatctctctcttctccagCCAAAAACCCTACATTTGTTCATCCATGACCACCACTTCAAGAACCAAATCCTTCAAATCTAACAATATCTATAGAAGATTATATGACATGATTCATATTTATCTCTGTTTCCAACCGCACTCACTCCTCAGACTTCACCAactatcacttttttttttggagatttgtTTGTCATGTTTCTCGTAAAATTGATCTggataatgaaaaataaattgattataGATTTGAGAGTTCTTCTTGttgattgagaaagaaaaaatatttaactttttttatattaggACAAAATAACtaaagtggcaaaatggtttatgatgcaccaatcaaaataagttattgggtgacaaattttttttggtagtttcGGACCTATAATCCAGTGCcagtatataaaacaaaatgtcaAAAACTCATAATGTTTCCATTTTATGTATCAATTTATAGATCCTCTTTTAGTTaggatatttaaaatttaagaaaaaaaaatacaaatctcttaatcttttACCTTgtatttagctttttttttcctttaatttatttgttaaattttgaatttcttttcttatatcttcGAATTTGGTTTAACTTTTAAGTTATGGTTTCTTTGGGCACAAATTATTTCGTCGAAATACAGTTAAAAATTATCAGGTAAACAATTTCAGTTTGCATCCAATTTATCTTCTCTTGAATTacattgttttgtgttttcagtGTTTTAACTCATTATATAATATGCTTGatcatttgttaaaattttagtttttatttttgtatataaagtaTTAAAGTATCATTATATtgtttcagaaaagaaaaaaagttatcatGATCTTAAAATAGTACTTTTTAAACGTTTGTAACATCattagaacatatttttaaatagagtttttttttttgaccaaaaattcTAAAGTAGAGTTTTAAATAGTTTATgattgttgtaacttgtaagattTAAGTACCTTATGGAACATTTATATATGAGTAAACACTAACTGAATACTACACAGCTTCAATAAGAGATACATGACCTCAGTTGACCAACCCAATCTAAGGGAGTTATTACAAACATACAATGCCCAAGTCCATCAGCTTTTTTTGGCCCTAAAAAATGCAGTATCAACTTCGAACCAAGATGATTTCAATCAAATAACCTAGAAACCGTCTAAACCGAATCGGTTAagagaatatgaaaatttaGTCTAGACCAGCTAGTTTTGTAGACCAAATTAAAAAACCCACAAAGCAGCAAAAGATCCCAACACTATTTCAAAGGAGGCATTCATCATATCATCATTCAAACACTGGCGTTCCCTCTTCTTTGGACTGGCTTGTAAATCACCACAGTGACAAACTTAGATCTGAACCGATGCGAGAAACCAAGTGCTACAACAGATCTTGGGGAGTTTCGGTTTTCGATATAGAGATGGTTCAGGATGACATTCTGTGGCGCAGAAGCCAGTTCCATGCTACCTGGATTGCCTAACTGAGAGTGTTGAAGATGTGGCGGTACAGCTGGAGGATCTCTTGTCTCATCTTCTGCTGCAGAATACACATTGTTGTAACTTGAAACCGGTGATAGAGGTACCTCAAATCCCACAACCGTTGTGTCCTCCTATGtttgagaaataaaatagaagaatGAAAGTTCAAGCGATGGAGACTAGAAATTATTCGGTTTGTCGGCTCAAGAAAATAAGATTCTAGCTGGCTTACATGATCATCAGGATTTTGGCTGTTCATCTTGAAAAAGATTGCCACTTACTGCCTGAAACAAAATCTAATCATAAACCATCATAGATAGTGTAGGTGAATTTGTTCGAACCTTGCAACTtgataaaacatcaaaacagaAATGCAATCCACAATGATGCAAACTCTTATTTGTGGGAAGTGTAAGACTTTGTATAATTGTTAAATTCTATTCAAGGAAATTCTAAACCTAAGGATCCAAAGACTCGGACAATTTTAAGAATGTTGGACCAAAGAATGTACATCACTTTCTTTGGCGTATTTGATTGGAAGAAAGTACTAAAGCTGGACCAAAGATTCAAGAATTAATGGACCACAAGAGTTGGAAATGAAACATATTTGATCATTATCACAAACAGAGTCCAGTTGGAAGACACAAACTAAATTGTTATTGCCATGTACATCCTCTCTATGTATACTGACATATAACATACGGAATCCAACGATTATAAGAACGGTTTCATCTTACGAATGTACCAACACACATCATAGGAATAATATCTTAGCTAGAGACTGTTTAAACCTACAAGAAAAAACCGCATCGTTCCTACATTGAAAACATATCAATCACTAACATTTCCAAGACAGAACCATGAAACGAGTATCCTGAGATTTGAAGTCTAAATACTGAACCCAGATAATCCCACAAATCAACTGGAAGATATCAATCCCAAGATAAAGAAAGAACTATACTAACAAAATCTGATGAATACACAAACTAAGCAACCAAATTAGACAAACTGAAACAGaacaactaaaaattaaaggtaaaaaaaaaagtgatcttTGGATTACACATAACTCACCCTTTTGGAAGCTAAGTCCTTTCAATTTGCAATGGAAGTTTTATAAAAATCCTTAAAACAATACCTGAAACAATCATCAATTAAGGACCCATAAAAATCATTACATAAGAACACCCCaattcacaccaaaaaaaaaaaaaaaaaaaaaaccctagaaatcacAGGAACATCAAATTGAGGAATCAATCGCATAAAAGATGAAATTTTGAATCATGGGTATTCAATAAAACTTCGATATTAACAGAAAATTTCGtataaaatcaaacagagaaatTGGGAAAAACGAAGGAGACGAAACGGAatttagagaagagaagaaggggTTACTCTGTTTTCGTACTTAAATCTAAGATATTAGATTAGCTCAAATGATTGAATTGTTATATACAGctccgagaagaagaagaagatttgggttcGTCCTGATGCCTAAGACTCTCAACGAACACAAGTGCGACAAGCatcagcttttgttttttttttgcttattggCGTAAATAAATCTTTGCTATCCCTaagaaaacattttctttttttcttttcacagagaaactaaactaaacttttaactttctttttaaaTTCCCATTGGCTTAAGTAAgagttatgtaaaaaaaaaagttacaattaaGGAGAAATCCCaatgaattttcaattttattagattattatttgttaatggATTCTTTAATTAATCCAGCTAAAAATTTCNNNNNNNNNNNNNNNNNNNNNNNNNNNNNNNNNNNNNNNNNNNNNNNNNNNNNNNNNNNNNNNNNNNNNNNNNNNNNNNNNNNNNNNNNNNNNNNNNNNNNNNNNNNNNNNNNNNNNNNNNNNNNNNNNNNNNNNNNNNNNNNNNNNNNNNNNNNNNNNNNNNNNNNNNNNNNNNNNNNNNNNNNNNNNNNNNNNNNNNNNNNNNNNNNNNNNNNNNNNNNNNNNNNNNNNNNNNNNNNNNNNNNNNNNNNNNNNNNNNNNNNNNNNNNNNNNNNNNNNNNNNNNNNNNNNNNNNNNNNNNNNNNNNNNNNNNNNNNNNNNNNNNNNNNNNNNNNNNNNNNNNNNNNNNNNNNNNNNNNNNNNNNNNNNNNNNNNNNNNNNNNNNNNNNNNNNNNNNNNNNNNNNNNNNNNNNNNNNNNNNNNNNNNNNNNNNNNNNNNNNNNNNNNNNNNNNNNNNNNNNNNNNNNNNNNNNNNNNNNNNNNNNNNNNNNNNNNNNNNNNNNNNNNNNNNNNNNNNNNNNNNNNNNNNNNNNNNNNNNNNNNNNNNNNNNNNNNNNNNNNNNNNNNNNNNNNNNNNNNNNNNtttttttttttttttttcctttgtgatGATCTCGGTTTTGGATGTTGAAGTATGACTTTGGTTTGAGAGAGTGGGTGTGGGTCGTTGCCTCTTCATTTGTTCTTTAATGATCATTGTGacattgtgtattttttttttttttgtcaactaaaaatTGATTAAAAGTGAATTTCAACGTTAGTTGTCCAAATCGGATAATAAAatattgtgtatttttttcttgttggttaTTGGAGTTACATCCTggcataatataagaaaatcacTCGTGTTTTTTCCACCATGGAGATAGTAGCTAATAAGATTTGTCACATGAATTTCGAGTCTTGGAAAAAAACTGAAAGACCAACAAAGTATGATtgtaactagattttaacccgcggtacttcgtggacatataatttttattataatttatattttatattgtatctatttgttaaatattggatattttgtaaatagaataataactaaattttccgattgttgtgcggctaaatatttatattgtttttaaccCGCAACACACTTCATGATCAttcatttgttatatttagttttttttgtttagtgtttgatattctattttgatttttaattattataaaaaaagggatctaaatacataatcagtaatttatacgctatgattaagtcacatattttctaatgatttaattattttatacaatcttagttaaatcaacttaattttatgtcaaatattctaatattagtagtattaacaaaaatttaataatacttgattaattccaacatgtcttctttataactcttctactatataaccacattatacagtattttagacttttttttaattttacatattcataataattaatttttattaagtttatatatgttaattatgatatttaaataaatgtcaaccgaagtttttttttttcaaccaaacattaattaaattaaaatataactccaagattggttgcccaaactggaggaaaaaagtttacaaaagaaatttcagaaagtaAAGATCTCGAAAAACGGGCTAGACAATGTGCCCTTACTTTGAGCTCTCGAGTGATCCTGTTGAGGGAGAAGGAAGGAAAGCGTGATCTGAGCAAAAATAACTCCTCCAACAGAGGCGAACAAACTGGCCAATCATcaggcgtctgcaccatcgccaccaatTCTGCACAATCTGTCTCGAAGCTCTGGCAGACAACTCCCGCTGCCATTAgtgactccatagcccagatcaaGGCTTGTAGCTCTGCATGTAAGGATGTAGGACCGCGCCTCTGACTCCGTACTCCCAGAAGAAGCGTCAAATCTTCATCACTACAATACCACCACCCCAGACCCTGTAGAGGATCTGaacctttccatgaaccatcaatctgacatcgAGGAAACGCCCCCCTATCCTCCAACAGAGGCGTAGTAGGCAAATAACTGTCCGAGTAAgatttggcctcctcccacagtACTTTATCATTATTCGCCTGAATTAGAATCTCCAACGGCTCGGCCTCTAACCCctgaaaacttttttattcctgtTTTTCCATAGTGACCAAAGAATCCAGGGAAGACGAAGAGCTACCTCAGGATCCCCCTACTGAGAAGCTGCCcgccagaaaataaaatctaaatttgcaTAGATTGAAGCATATGAAAAACCATCTGGAACTAACAAAACAGTGACAACCCCCAAACATCGCGCGAGCGAGGGcactcaaaaagagcatgattaaTACTCTCTGGTGCAGACTCAAACCGTTTGCATAGAGTATCACACCAGACACCCCTATACGCAAGCCGTTCTAACACTGGGAGAGTGCCCGaagcaatctgccagaaaaTATGTTGGACCTTCGGGGTAACATCAAGTTTCAACGACTGGGCCCTGAGGGCCATACAAGTCGACCCGTATTCGACTTCCGTCATTAATTCTCTGGCTAGCCGATAacctgatttaaccgtatacTTTCCTGACTTGGTAAAGTGCCATACTAATCGATCCAGTTGCTGGACTTTGCTGACCGCCATACTCCGAATAATCGGTATATCCCCCGGATCCAGAAACTCCTCCAGAGTAGGCAAATGCCAATCCTTCGTAACATGATTAATTAAGTGGTTCACCATCAAACTCGGTAACCAGAGTCTTCCCTGACCATTTGCTGGGCGTGGTCGAATATCTGGTATCCATGGGTCTCGCCAAACCGAAATAGAACAACCCGAGCCTACCGCCCACCGCGCTCCATGTTCCACCAATCCCTTAGTtgaaaaaatactcctccaagcGAAGGAGGGGTTATATGATTTTTTGGCCATAAGAGAGTGTTTATTCCTAAAATATTGGCCTTTCAACACCCGAGCCATTAAGTACGTCGGATGTTGGATTAACCGCCAATACTGTTTCGCTAACATAtcatcattaaattgttccaggGCTCTGAAACCTAGGCCCCCTTCACACTTATCCTTACATAATTTATCCCAGGCCACCCAATGTAGGCCACGAGCCCTATCATTGGATTTCCACCAAAAAGTGGAAATAACACTCGTTAATTTAGATGTCAACTCTTGAGGCAATTTATAGCAGGACATCACATGAGTAGGAAGTGCCAACGCCACTAATTTAATCAAAATCTCCTTACCACCTTTCGATAAAAGCTTTGCATTCCAACCATTGACTCGGTCATCCAACCGATCCTTGACATATCCaaaaacctttgtttttgaACCATGGAGGCTTTCAGGAATGCCCAAATAAGAGCCCATANNNNNNNNNNNNNNNNNNNNNNNNNNNNNNNNNNNNNNNNNNNNNNNNNNNNNNNNNNNNNNNNNNNNNNNNNNNNNNNNNNNNNNNNNNNNNNNNNNNNNNNNNNNNNNNNNNNNNNNNNNNNNNNNNNNNNNNNNNNNNNNNNNNNNNNNNNNNNNNNNNNNNNNNNNNNNNNNNNNNNNNNNNNNNNNNNNNNNNNNNNNNNNNNNNNNNNNNNNNNNNNNNNNNNNNNNNNNNNNNNNNNNNNNNNNNNNNNNNNNNNNNNNNNNNNNNNNNNNNNNNNNNNNNNNNNNNNNNNNNNNNNNNNNNNNNNNNNNNNNNNNNNNNNNNNNNNNNNNNNNNNNNNNNNNNNNNNNNNNNNNNNNNNNNNNNNNNNNNNNNNNNNNNNNNNNNNNNNNNNNNNNNNNNNNNNNNNNNNNNNNNNNNNNNNNNNNNNNNNNNNNNNNNNNNNNNNNNNNNNNNNNNNNNNNNNNNNNNNNNNNNNNNNNNNNNNNNNNNNNNNNNNNNNNNNNNNNNNNNNNNNNNNNNNNNNNNNNNNNNNNNNNNNNNNNNNNNNNNNNNNNNNNNNNNNNNNNNNNNNNNNNNNNNNNNNNNNNNNNNNNNNNNNNNNNNNNNNNNNNNNNNNNNNNNNNNNNNNNNNNNNNNNNNNNNNNNNNNNNNNNNNNNNNNNNNNNNNNNNNNNNNNNNNNNNNNNNNNNNNNNNNNNNNNNNNNNNNNNNNNNNNNNNNNNNNNNNNNNNNNNNNNNNNNNNNNNNNNNNNNNNNNNNNNNNNNNNNNNNNNNNNNNNNNNNNNNNNNNNNNNNNNNNNNNNNNNNNNNNNNNNNNNNNNNNNNNNNNNNNNNNNNNNNNNNNNNNNNNNNNNNNNNNNNNNNNNNNNNNNNNNNNNNNNNNNNNNNNNNNNNNNNNNNNNNNNNNNNNNNNNNNNNNNNNNNNNNNNNNNNNNNNNNNNNNNNNNNNNNNNNNNNNNNNNNNNNNNNNNNNNNNNNNNNNNNNNNNNNNNNNNNNNNNNNNNNNNNNNNNNNNNNNNNNNNNNNNNNNNNNNNNNNNNNNNNNNNNNNNNNNNNNNNNNNNNNNNNNNNNNNNNNNNNNNNNNNNNNNNNNNNNNNNNNNNNNNNNNNNNNNNNNNNNNNNNNNNNNNNNNNNNNNNNNNNNNNNNNNNNNNNNNNNNNNNNNNNNNNNNNNNNNNNNNNNNNNNNNNNNNNNNNNNNNNNNNNNNNNNNNNNNNNNNNNNNNNNNNNNNNNNNNNNNNNNNNNNNNNNNNNNNNNNNNNNNNNNNNNNNNNNNNNNNNNNNNNNNNNNNNNNNNNNNNNNNNNNNNNNNNNNNNNNNNNNNNNNNNNNNNNNNNNNNNNNNNNNNNNNNNNNNNNNNNNNNNNNNNNNNNNNNNNNNNNNNNNNNNNNNNNNNNNNNNNNNNNNNNNNNNNNNNNNNNNNNNNNNNNNNNNNNNNNNNNNNNNNNNNNNNNNNNNNNNNNNNNNNNNNNNNNNNNNNNNNNNNNNNNNNNNNNNNNNNNNNNNNNNNNNNNNNNNNNNNNNNNNNNNNNNNNNNNNNNNNNNNNNNNNNNNNNNNNNNNNNNNNNNNNNNNNNNNNNNNNNNNNNNNNNNNNNNNNNNNNNNNNNNNNNNNNNNNNNNNNNNNNNNNNNNNNNNNNNNNNNNNNNNNNNNNNNNNNNNNNNNNNNNNNNNNNNNNNNNNNNNNNNNNNNNNNNNNNNNNNNNNNNNNNNNNNNNNNNNNNNNNNNNNNNNNNNNNNNNNNNNNNNNNNNNNNNNNNNNNNNNNNNNNNNNNNNNNNNNNNNNNNNNNNNNNNNNNNNNNNNNNNNNNNNNNNNNNNNNNNNNNNNNNNNNNNNNNNNNNNNNNNNNNNNNNNNNNNNNNNNNNNNNNNNNNNNNNNNNNNNNNNNNNNNNNNNNNNNNNNNNNNNNNNNNNNNNNNNNNNNNNNNNNNNNNNNNNNNNNNNNNNNNNNNNNNNNNNNNNNNNNNNNNNNNNNNNNNNNNNNNNNNNNNNNNNNNNNNNNNNNNNNNNNNNNNNNNNNNNNNNNNNNNNNNNNNNNNNNNNNNNNNNNNNNNNNNNNNNNNNNNNNNNNNNNNNNNNNNNNNNNNNNNNNNNNNNNNNNNNNNNNNNNNNNNNNNNNNNNNNNNNNNNNNNNNNNNNNNNNNNNNNNNNNNNNNNNNNNNNNNNNNNNNNNNNNNNNNNNNNNNNNNNNNNNNNNNNNNNNNNNNNNNNNNNNNNNNNNNNNNNNNNNNNNNNNNNNNNNNNNNNNNNNNNNNNNNNNNNNNNNNNNNNNNNNNNNNNNNNNNNNNNNNNNNNNNNNNNNNNNNNNNNNNNNNNNNNNNNNNNNNNNNNNNNNNNNNNNNNNNNNNNNNNNNNNNNNNNNNNNNNNNNNNNNNNNNNNNNNNNNNNNNNNNNNNNNNNNNNNNNNNNNNNNNNNNNNNNNNNNNNNNNNNNNNNNNNNNNNNNNNNNNNNNNNNNNNNNNNNNNNNNNNNNNNNNNNNNNNNNNNNNNNNNNNNNNNNNNNNNNNNNNNNNNNNNNNNNNNNNNNNNNNNNNNNNNNNNNNNNNNNNNNNNNNNNNNNNNNNNNNNNNNNNNNNNNNNNNNNNNNNNNNNNNNNNNNNNNNNNNNNNNNNNNNNNNNNNNNNNNNNNNNNNNNNNNNNNNNNNNNNNNNNNNNNNNNNNNNNNNNNNNNNNNNNNNNNNNNNNNNNNNNNNNNNNNNNNNNNNNNNNNNNNNNNNNNNNNNNNNNNNNNNNNNNNNNNNNNNNNNNNNNNNNNNNNNNNNNNNNNNNNNNNNNNNNNNNNNNNNNNNNNNNNNNNNNNNNNNNNNNNNNNNNNNNNNNNNNNNNNNNNNNNNNNNNNNNNNNNNNNNNNNNNNNNNNNNNNNNNNNNNNNNNNNNNNNNNNNNNNNNNNNNNNNNNNNNNNNNNNNNNNNNNNNNNNNNNNNNNNNNNNNNNNNNNNNNNNNNNNNNNNNNNNNNNNNNNNNNNNNNNNNNNNNNNNNNNNNNNNNNNNNNNNNNNNNNNNNNNNNNNNNNNNNNNNNNNNNNNNNNNNNNNNNNNNNNNNNNNNNNNNNNNNNNNNNNNNNNNNNNNNNNNNNNNNNNNNNNNNNNNNNNNNNNNNNNNNNNNNNNNNNNNNNNNNNNNNNNNNNNNNNNNNNNNNNNNNNNNNNNNNNNNNNNNNNNNNNNNNNNNNNNNNNNNNNNNNNNNNNNNNNNNNNNNNNNNNNNNNNNNNNNNNNNNNNNNNNNNNNNNNNNNNNNNNNNNNNNNNNNNNNNNNNNNNNNNNNNNNNNNNNNNNNNNNNNNNNNNNNNNNNNNNNNNNNNNNNNNNNNNNNNNNNNNNNNNNNNNNNNNNNNNNNNNNNNNNNNNNNNNNNNNNNNNNNNNNNNNNNNNNNNNNNNNNNNNNNNNNNNNNNNNNNNNNNNNNNNNNNNNNNNNNNNNNNNNNNNNNNNNNNNNNNNNNNNNNNNNNNNNNNNNNNNNNNNNNNNNNNNNNNNNNNNNNNNNNNNNNNNNNNNNNNNNNNNNNNNNNNNNNNNNNNNNNNNNNNNNNNNNNNNNNNNNNNNNNNNNNNNNNNNNNNNNNNNNNNNNNNNNNNNNNNNNNNNNNNNNNNNNNNNNNNNNNNNNNNNNNNNNNNNNNNNNNNNNNNNNNNNNNNNNNNNNNNNNNNNNNNNNNNNNNNNNNNNNNNNNNNNNNNNNNNNNNNNNNNNNNNNNNNNNNNNNNNNNNNNNNNNNNNNNNNNNNNNNNNNNNNNNNNNNNNNNNNNNNNNNNNNNNNNNNNNNNNNNNNNNNNNNNNNNNNNNNNNNNNNNNNNNNNNNNNNNNNNNNNNNNNNNNNNNNNNNNNNNNNNNNNNNNNNNNNNNNNNNNNNNNNNNNNNNNNNNNNNNNNNNNNNNNNNNNNNNNNNNNNNNNNNNNNNNNNNNNNNNNNNNNNNNNNNNNNNNNNNNNNNNNNNNNNNNNNNNNNNNNNNNNNNNNNNNNNNNNNNNNNNNNNNNNNNNNNNNNNNNNNNNNNNNNNNNNNNNNNNNNNNNNNNNNNNNNNNNNNNNNNNNNNNNNNNNNNNNNNNNNNNNNNNNNNNNNNNNNNNNNNNNNNNNNNNNNNNNNNNNNNNNNNNNNNNNNNNNNNNNNNNNNNNNNNNNNNNNNNNNNNNNN is a genomic window containing:
- the LOC104750103 gene encoding SNF1-related protein kinase regulatory subunit beta-3 gives rise to the protein MNSQNPDDHEDTTVVGFEVPLSPVSSYNNVYSAAEDETRDPPAVPPHLQHSQLGNPGSMELASAPQNVILNHLYIENRNSPRSVVALGFSHRFRSKFVTVVIYKPVQRRGNASV